From the Streptomyces sp. Tu 2975 genome, one window contains:
- a CDS encoding LLM class flavin-dependent oxidoreductase: MTAPILVATLDTRGPAASLGTLTRAVRAAEAAGFDAVLIDDRAAGARGRFETTTLTAALAAVTEHIGLITAPLPADQAPYHVARITASLDHLAHGRTGWLAATDATDPEGRTGELIDVVRGLWDSFDDDAFVHDRADGLYWRLPAVHQLDHQGRHFDVAGPLNVARPPQGHPVVAVTGPALAAAADLVLLDEAADAASVKQQAPHAKVLLPLPGPAAELPADSPADGFTVALTGSDDPVLAALASRPGRPDRTPAATLRERLGLARPESRHALTTA; this comes from the coding sequence ATGACCGCGCCCATCCTCGTCGCCACCCTCGACACCCGCGGCCCCGCCGCCTCCCTCGGCACGCTCACCCGCGCCGTGCGCGCCGCGGAGGCCGCCGGATTCGACGCCGTCCTGATCGACGACCGAGCCGCCGGTGCGCGGGGCCGGTTCGAGACGACGACGCTGACCGCCGCACTGGCCGCCGTCACCGAGCACATCGGGCTGATCACCGCCCCGCTCCCGGCCGACCAGGCGCCCTACCACGTGGCCCGGATCACCGCCTCGCTCGACCACCTCGCCCACGGCCGCACCGGCTGGCTCGCGGCCACGGACGCCACCGACCCCGAGGGCCGCACCGGCGAACTGATCGACGTCGTACGCGGCCTGTGGGACAGCTTCGACGACGACGCCTTCGTCCACGACCGCGCCGACGGCCTGTACTGGCGGTTGCCCGCAGTCCACCAACTCGACCACCAGGGCCGGCACTTCGACGTCGCCGGCCCCCTCAACGTCGCCCGCCCGCCGCAGGGCCACCCCGTCGTCGCCGTCACCGGCCCCGCCCTCGCCGCGGCCGCCGACCTCGTCCTGCTCGACGAGGCGGCCGACGCCGCCTCGGTGAAGCAGCAGGCACCGCACGCCAAGGTCCTCCTGCCGCTGCCCGGCCCGGCCGCCGAACTGCCCGCCGACAGCCCCGCGGACGGCTTCACCGTGGCGCTCACCGGCTCCGACGACCCGGTCCTGGCCGCGCTCGCCTCCCGGCCCGGCCGCCCGGACCGCACCCCGGCCGCCACCCTGCGCGAACGCCTCGGCCTGGCCCGCCCCGAGAGCCGCCACGCCCTCACCACCGCCTGA
- a CDS encoding RNA-guided endonuclease TnpB family protein, whose product MSQQVKRAFKYRFYPTDEQAAELSRTFGCVRLVYNKALEGRTRAWYGEQRRISYVQSSAALTEWKKTEELAFLAEVSSVPLQQALRHLQTAFGNFFAKRAKYPRFKSRKKSRASAEYTRSAFTWRDGQLTLAKTAEPLEIRWSRPLPEGAEPTTVTVSRDRAGRWFVSLLCEDTITPAPATTAAVGIDAGITSLVTLSTGEKITNPKHERRDRARLVKGQRELSRKAKGSANREKARRKVARVHARIADRRCDFLHKLSTRLVRENQTVVIENLTVRNLLKNGKLARAISDASWTELRSMLEYKCAWYGRELVVIDRWFPSSKLCGACGTVRGKLPLNVREWTCDCGAVHDRDVNAARNILAAGLAASACGDGVRPQRESSRTGRSSVKQEPQRATAGIPRL is encoded by the coding sequence GTGTCGCAGCAGGTCAAGCGGGCTTTCAAGTACCGCTTTTACCCGACGGACGAGCAGGCGGCTGAGCTGTCCCGCACGTTCGGCTGTGTCCGCCTCGTGTACAACAAGGCGCTTGAGGGGCGCACGCGGGCCTGGTACGGCGAGCAGCGCCGGATCTCCTACGTGCAGTCGTCCGCCGCGCTGACGGAGTGGAAGAAGACCGAGGAACTCGCCTTCCTGGCGGAGGTTTCCTCCGTCCCGCTCCAGCAGGCGCTGCGCCACCTCCAGACAGCGTTCGGGAACTTCTTCGCCAAGCGGGCCAAGTACCCGCGGTTCAAGTCGCGGAAGAAGTCCCGCGCGTCGGCGGAGTACACCCGCAGCGCCTTCACGTGGCGTGACGGACAGCTCACTCTGGCAAAGACCGCGGAGCCCCTGGAAATCCGCTGGTCCCGTCCCCTTCCCGAAGGGGCGGAGCCGACGACGGTGACCGTGTCCCGCGACCGTGCGGGCCGCTGGTTCGTGTCCCTGCTGTGCGAGGACACCATCACCCCCGCGCCCGCCACCACGGCGGCCGTCGGCATTGACGCCGGGATCACCTCCCTGGTGACCCTGTCCACCGGGGAGAAGATCACTAACCCGAAGCACGAGCGCCGTGACCGTGCCCGCCTCGTGAAGGGTCAGCGGGAGCTGTCGCGCAAGGCGAAGGGGTCGGCGAACCGGGAGAAAGCCCGCCGCAAGGTCGCCCGCGTCCACGCCCGGATCGCCGACCGGCGCTGCGACTTCCTCCACAAGTTGTCGACTCGGCTCGTCCGTGAGAACCAAACGGTCGTGATCGAGAACCTCACCGTCCGTAACCTGCTGAAGAACGGCAAGCTCGCGCGCGCCATCTCCGACGCGTCCTGGACGGAACTCCGGTCGATGCTGGAGTACAAGTGCGCCTGGTACGGGCGCGAACTCGTCGTGATCGACCGTTGGTTCCCCAGCAGCAAGCTGTGCGGGGCCTGCGGCACGGTCCGCGGGAAGCTGCCGCTGAACGTCCGGGAGTGGACGTGCGACTGCGGCGCTGTGCATGACCGCGACGTGAACGCGGCACGCAACATCCTGGCCGCCGGGCTGGCGGCGTCTGCCTGTGGAGACGGTGTAAGACCTCAACGGGAGTCCTCCCGGACGGGGCGGTCGTCGGTGAAGCAGGAACCCCAGCGGGCGACCGCTGGAATCCCCCGCCTTTAG
- a CDS encoding LLM class flavin-dependent oxidoreductase — MTAPRRRITLAGIIDGPGGHVAAWRHPATKADAQLDFEFHRNNARTLERGLFDAVFIADIVAVWGTRLDSLCRTSRTEHFEPLTLLAAYAAATEHIGLCATATTTYNEPAHIAARFASLDHLSGGRAGWNVVTSAAPWESANFGFPEHLEHGKRYERAEEFIDVVKKLWDSDGHPVEHRGTHFEAPGPLGITRPPQGRPVIIQAGSSPVGREFAARHAEVIFTRHNRLSDAQDFYGDLKARVAAHGRDPEKVLVWPTLAPIVAATETEAKQRLRELQDLTHDHVALRTLQDHLGDVDLSAYPIDGPVPDIPYTNQSQSTTERLIGLARRENLSIRELALRLMGDIVVGTPEQLADHMESWFTGRGADGFNIDFPYLPGSADDFVDHVVPELQRRGLYRSGYEGTTLRANLGIDAPRKAGAAA; from the coding sequence ATGACCGCACCCCGCCGGCGCATCACCCTCGCCGGCATCATCGACGGCCCCGGCGGCCATGTGGCCGCCTGGCGCCACCCGGCGACCAAGGCGGACGCCCAGCTCGACTTCGAGTTCCACCGCAACAACGCCCGCACCCTCGAACGCGGCCTGTTCGACGCCGTGTTCATCGCGGACATCGTCGCCGTGTGGGGCACCCGCCTGGACTCCCTGTGCCGCACCTCGCGCACCGAGCACTTCGAACCGCTCACCCTGCTCGCCGCCTACGCGGCCGCCACCGAGCACATAGGCCTGTGCGCCACCGCCACCACCACGTACAACGAACCGGCACACATCGCCGCCCGCTTCGCCTCCCTCGACCACCTCAGCGGCGGCCGGGCCGGCTGGAACGTGGTCACCTCCGCCGCACCGTGGGAGTCCGCCAACTTCGGCTTCCCAGAGCACCTGGAGCACGGCAAACGCTACGAGCGGGCCGAGGAGTTCATCGACGTCGTCAAGAAGCTGTGGGACAGCGACGGCCACCCCGTCGAGCACCGCGGCACCCACTTCGAGGCCCCCGGCCCGCTCGGGATCACCCGCCCCCCGCAGGGCCGCCCCGTCATCATCCAGGCCGGCTCCTCGCCCGTGGGACGCGAGTTCGCCGCCAGGCACGCCGAGGTCATCTTCACCCGGCACAACCGGCTCTCCGACGCCCAGGACTTCTACGGCGACCTCAAGGCACGCGTCGCGGCGCACGGCCGCGACCCCGAAAAGGTCCTCGTGTGGCCGACCCTCGCACCGATCGTCGCCGCCACCGAGACCGAGGCGAAGCAGCGCCTGCGGGAACTGCAGGACCTCACCCACGACCACGTCGCCCTGCGCACCCTTCAGGACCACCTCGGCGACGTCGACCTGAGCGCGTACCCGATCGACGGGCCGGTCCCCGACATCCCCTACACCAACCAGTCCCAGTCGACGACCGAACGGCTGATCGGCCTGGCCAGGCGCGAGAACCTCAGCATCCGCGAGCTGGCCCTGCGGCTGATGGGCGACATCGTCGTCGGCACACCGGAGCAGCTCGCCGACCACATGGAGAGCTGGTTCACCGGCCGCGGCGCCGACGGCTTCAACATCGACTTCCCGTATCTGCCGGGCTCCGCCGACGACTTCGTCGACCACGTGGTGCCCGAACTGCAGCGCCGCGGCCTGTACCGCTCGGGCTACGAGGGAACCACCCTGCGGGCCAACCTCGGCATCGACGCCCCCCGGAAGGCAGGTGCAGCAGCTTGA
- a CDS encoding thioesterase domain-containing protein, giving the protein MGPRTAASRPQDRRRHRPPRPPPGGQVACYAQLAAGYPGPEALVGIRDPRVDDPEPEYLSTEQLAEHYLQALAPALESGERIVLGGFSGGGVIAYEIAQRITAQGGTPPLVVMVDAGAPDGELTDAEADGSFANQLRAVAEGRTAPGPASTADTPTPADPDAPAPDGATAEPDGSAAYLAEISQIAEWMRGDGGGDPVALMRDSVEAIQRYRPHAYPGPVVVLRAGDTGFGKGTDYDESDRFHGRPGLGWEDHVEDLAIRVVPGNHVTMLTGDNVRSLARILASAVKN; this is encoded by the coding sequence ATCGGTCCTCGTACCGCTGCGTCCCGCCCGCAGGACCGGCGCCGGCACCGTCCACCTCGTCCACCCCCGGGCGGCCAGGTCGCCTGCTACGCGCAGCTCGCCGCCGGCTACCCCGGCCCCGAGGCGCTCGTCGGCATCCGCGACCCGCGCGTCGACGACCCCGAGCCCGAGTACCTCTCCACGGAGCAACTGGCCGAGCACTACCTCCAGGCGCTCGCCCCCGCACTGGAATCGGGGGAGCGGATCGTGCTGGGCGGCTTCTCCGGCGGCGGCGTCATCGCCTACGAGATCGCCCAGCGGATCACCGCGCAGGGCGGCACACCGCCGCTGGTGGTGATGGTCGACGCGGGCGCGCCGGACGGTGAGCTGACCGACGCGGAGGCCGACGGCTCGTTCGCCAACCAGCTGCGCGCGGTCGCCGAAGGCCGCACCGCACCCGGGCCCGCATCCACCGCCGACACGCCCACCCCCGCCGATCCCGACGCCCCCGCCCCCGACGGCGCCACGGCGGAGCCCGACGGGTCCGCCGCCTACCTCGCCGAGATCTCCCAGATCGCCGAGTGGATGCGCGGCGACGGCGGCGGCGACCCGGTCGCGCTGATGCGCGACAGCGTCGAGGCGATCCAGCGCTACCGGCCCCACGCCTACCCCGGTCCCGTCGTCGTGCTGCGCGCGGGGGACACCGGCTTCGGCAAGGGCACCGACTACGACGAGAGCGACCGGTTCCACGGCCGCCCCGGCCTCGGCTGGGAGGACCACGTCGAAGACCTCGCCATCCGGGTCGTGCCGGGCAACCACGTGACCATGCTGACCGGCGACAACGTGCGCAGCCTCGCCCGGATCCTGGCGTCCGCCGTCAAGAACTGA
- a CDS encoding PLP-dependent aminotransferase family protein, producing the protein MSAGLLEAPGLAASPLTTADLHASLTDPALTSMTLLNEITGNYPQAVSFAAGRPYEGHYDTEALHHHLRRFTRHLEQDLGHGEEQVRRTLFQYGPTKGVINDLLVRQLHTDEHITADPGAVLVTTGCQEAMVLLLRALRRDQRDTVLAAAPTYVGFTGAARLTDMTVRQVPEGPGGLDAADLTRAVHAARAEGLRPRACYVVPDFSNPGGARMSEADRRRLLHAADELDILLIEDNPYSMFHDGHGRPPTLKSMDRSGRVVYIGSFAKTAFPGARIGYVVADQPVAEGGLLVDQLAKLKSMLTLNTSALAQAVIGGLLLEHGCSMERACAREAAVYRTNLNVLLDGLATRFPPGSGVTWNTPAGGLFAVLSVPFTADEQALEESASRFGVLWTPMYHFYAGTGGLTQLRLSYSVLTPDEITTGLDRLAAFVAARTPR; encoded by the coding sequence GTGAGTGCGGGCCTGCTCGAGGCGCCCGGGCTGGCCGCGTCCCCGCTGACCACCGCCGACCTGCACGCCAGCCTCACCGACCCGGCCCTGACCTCGATGACCCTCCTCAACGAGATCACCGGCAACTACCCCCAGGCCGTGTCGTTCGCCGCGGGCCGCCCCTACGAGGGCCACTACGACACCGAGGCCCTCCACCACCACCTGCGGCGCTTCACCCGCCACCTCGAGCAGGACCTCGGCCACGGCGAGGAACAGGTACGCCGCACCCTGTTCCAGTACGGGCCCACCAAAGGCGTCATCAACGACCTCCTCGTACGCCAGCTGCACACCGACGAGCACATCACCGCCGACCCCGGGGCGGTCCTGGTCACCACCGGCTGCCAGGAGGCCATGGTCCTGCTGCTGCGCGCCCTGCGCCGCGACCAACGCGACACCGTCCTCGCCGCCGCCCCCACCTACGTGGGCTTCACCGGAGCCGCCCGCCTCACCGACATGACGGTCCGCCAGGTCCCCGAAGGCCCCGGCGGACTCGACGCCGCGGACCTCACCCGCGCCGTGCACGCCGCCCGCGCCGAAGGGCTGCGCCCGCGCGCCTGCTACGTCGTGCCCGACTTCTCCAACCCCGGCGGCGCCCGCATGTCGGAGGCCGACCGCCGCCGGCTGCTGCACGCCGCCGACGAGCTGGACATCCTCCTCATCGAGGACAACCCGTACTCGATGTTCCACGACGGCCACGGCCGCCCGCCGACCCTGAAGTCGATGGACCGCTCCGGACGCGTCGTCTACATCGGCTCGTTCGCCAAGACCGCCTTCCCCGGCGCCCGTATCGGCTACGTCGTCGCCGACCAGCCCGTCGCCGAGGGCGGCCTGCTCGTCGACCAGCTCGCCAAGCTCAAGAGCATGCTCACCCTCAACACCTCGGCCCTCGCCCAAGCCGTCATCGGCGGCCTGCTCCTCGAGCACGGATGCAGCATGGAACGAGCCTGCGCCCGCGAGGCCGCCGTCTACCGCACCAACCTGAACGTCCTCCTCGACGGCCTCGCCACACGTTTCCCGCCCGGCAGCGGTGTCACCTGGAACACCCCCGCGGGCGGCCTCTTCGCCGTGCTGAGCGTGCCGTTCACCGCCGACGAACAGGCCTTGGAGGAGTCCGCGAGCCGCTTCGGCGTCCTGTGGACACCGATGTACCACTTCTACGCCGGCACCGGCGGCCTGACCCAACTGCGCCTGTCCTACAGCGTGCTGACCCCCGACGAGATCACCACCGGCCTGGACCGCCTCGCCGCCTTCGTCGCCGCCCGCACGCCCCGCTGA
- a CDS encoding MbtH family protein encodes MSNPFEDAEGTYLVLVNHEGQYSLWPSFAEVPAGWTVALPATDRESALAHITDRWTDMRPQSLIDAMNGTAA; translated from the coding sequence ATGAGCAATCCGTTCGAGGACGCCGAGGGCACCTATCTCGTCCTGGTCAACCACGAGGGCCAGTACTCGCTGTGGCCGTCCTTCGCCGAGGTCCCGGCCGGCTGGACCGTCGCCCTGCCGGCCACCGACCGCGAGAGCGCCCTCGCCCACATCACCGACCGGTGGACCGACATGCGGCCCCAGAGCCTCATCGACGCCATGAACGGCACGGCAGCGTGA
- a CDS encoding alpha/beta fold hydrolase produces the protein MNTRTAGPWYRSPAPRPGAALRLLCFPHGGGTTAAYHHWPALLPDTVELHAAQYPGHADRITEPLQHDLHTLADQAAAAARPLTGRPYALYGHSLGALIAYETALRLEAAGSPPQRLVVSGMPAPHLVRPGAVHRADDSALIAELRRLDGFPDELLAHPDMLDIVLRTARADYALAETYRPRPGALLHTPLTVHRATGDPELTAAEAAGWSAATTGPVREQTFPGGHFHLAHEPAPVLLDLTADLRAHLVSGTSARRQPSPPAWTGTTIPLPSPNPGRQT, from the coding sequence ATGAACACCCGCACCGCCGGCCCCTGGTACCGCAGCCCCGCCCCCCGCCCCGGCGCGGCTCTGCGGCTGCTGTGCTTCCCCCACGGCGGCGGCACCACCGCCGCCTACCACCACTGGCCCGCCCTGCTGCCCGACACCGTCGAACTGCACGCCGCCCAGTACCCCGGCCACGCCGACCGCATCACCGAACCCCTCCAGCACGACCTGCACACCCTCGCCGACCAGGCCGCCGCAGCCGCCCGCCCCCTGACCGGAAGGCCCTACGCCCTCTACGGCCACAGCCTCGGCGCCCTGATCGCCTACGAGACCGCGCTGCGCCTTGAAGCCGCCGGAAGCCCACCGCAGCGCCTCGTCGTCTCCGGCATGCCCGCACCCCACCTCGTACGGCCCGGCGCCGTCCACCGCGCCGACGACAGCGCCCTCATCGCCGAACTGCGACGCCTGGACGGCTTCCCCGACGAACTCCTCGCCCACCCGGACATGCTCGACATCGTGCTGCGCACCGCCCGCGCCGACTACGCGCTCGCCGAGACCTACCGCCCACGCCCCGGCGCCCTCCTGCACACCCCGCTCACTGTGCACCGCGCCACCGGCGATCCGGAGCTGACCGCCGCGGAAGCGGCCGGCTGGAGCGCCGCCACCACCGGGCCCGTCCGCGAACAGACCTTCCCCGGCGGCCACTTCCACCTCGCCCACGAGCCGGCACCCGTCCTGCTCGACCTCACCGCCGACCTCCGCGCCCACCTCGTCAGCGGCACGTCAGCCCGCCGACAGCCCTCCCCGCCAGCCTGGACGGGGACCACCATCCCCCTACCGTCGCCGAACCCCGGGAGACAGACATGA
- a CDS encoding alpha-ketoacid dehydrogenase subunit beta — translation MTADTTTAGTGTVTMAKALNTALRDALRADENTLVFGEDVGTLGGVFRVTDGLAREFGDDRCFDTPLAESAIIGTAVGMAMYGYRPVVEMQFDAFAYPAFEQLVSHVAKFRSRTRGALPLPLTVRIPYGGGIGGVEHHSDSSEIYYMATPGLTVVTPATVADAYSLLRRSIDWPDPVIFLEPKRLYWHKEETGLPTDTGPLGWAAVRRRGTDATLVTYGPALPAALAAAEAAAQSGLSLEVIDLRTLAPFDEETVSASVNRTGRAVVVHEAHGFAGPGAEIAARITERCFYHLEAPVRRVTGFDVPYPAPLLEAHYLPDVQRILDAVATLEWPARRTAAR, via the coding sequence ATGACCGCCGACACCACCACCGCCGGCACCGGCACCGTCACCATGGCCAAAGCCCTCAACACCGCCCTGCGCGACGCCCTGCGCGCCGACGAGAACACCCTCGTCTTCGGCGAGGACGTCGGCACCCTCGGCGGCGTCTTCCGCGTCACCGACGGCCTGGCCCGCGAATTCGGCGACGACCGCTGCTTCGACACCCCGCTCGCCGAATCCGCCATCATCGGCACCGCCGTCGGCATGGCCATGTACGGCTACCGGCCCGTCGTCGAGATGCAGTTCGACGCCTTCGCCTACCCCGCCTTCGAACAACTCGTCAGCCACGTCGCCAAGTTCCGCTCCCGCACCCGCGGCGCACTACCGCTGCCCCTGACCGTCCGCATCCCCTACGGCGGCGGCATCGGGGGAGTGGAACACCACAGCGACTCCTCCGAGATCTACTACATGGCCACCCCCGGCCTCACCGTCGTCACACCCGCCACCGTCGCCGACGCCTACTCCCTGCTGCGCCGCTCCATCGACTGGCCCGACCCCGTGATCTTCCTCGAACCCAAACGCCTGTACTGGCACAAGGAGGAGACCGGCCTGCCCACCGACACCGGCCCGCTGGGCTGGGCCGCCGTCCGCCGCCGCGGCACCGACGCCACCCTCGTCACCTACGGCCCCGCCCTGCCCGCCGCCCTCGCCGCCGCGGAGGCCGCCGCCCAGAGCGGCCTGAGCCTGGAGGTCATCGACCTGCGCACCCTCGCCCCCTTCGACGAGGAGACCGTCAGCGCCAGCGTCAACCGCACCGGCCGCGCCGTCGTCGTCCACGAGGCCCACGGCTTCGCCGGCCCCGGCGCCGAGATCGCCGCCCGCATCACCGAACGCTGCTTCTACCACCTCGAAGCACCCGTACGCCGCGTCACCGGCTTCGACGTGCCCTACCCCGCACCCCTCCTCGAGGCCCACTACCTCCCCGACGTCCAGCGCATCCTGGACGCCGTCGCCACCCTGGAATGGCCCGCCCGCCGGACGGCCGCCCGATGA
- a CDS encoding enoyl-CoA hydratase/isomerase family protein, with protein sequence MRTPTLAAEAPATDAAPAVLLRALPARTPALTGEFTKDRTAVTAYLDTTMRLIADLPPRTERGPDQQRDAAAVHDGAHTLRRRFLAAHAERVYAELTDGLTRTPRLDELTTLAARHFPGLVPTPAQLADDARHMQHNKEGWEIAVGIFFQAVLSTPTAGNHLLRSMLRPTTRARAALLDYQLTGHADLGIATVTRRDGIAHLELCNDEFLNAEDDAAVEALETGCDLVLLDPASHVGVLRGAAQTHPAYAGRRVFSAGINLTHLYHGDISLLGFLLRREAGYIAKFVRGLYLDDGTGEHGDHWWPDADKPWVGAVDAFAIGGGLQILPVMDRVVAADDAWFSLPAMEEGLVPGVSNLRLLHPAGSRLTRRLIFWGHKLNAGDPEASFLVDETAPADTMDSAVERAAQHLDHPAVGANRRMLNLVEEPADLFRRYLARYAYEQARLLHSPALISTLERTWINRGRGGSR encoded by the coding sequence GTGCGCACACCGACCCTCGCCGCCGAGGCCCCGGCGACCGACGCCGCCCCCGCCGTCCTCCTGCGTGCCCTGCCGGCCCGGACACCCGCCCTGACCGGCGAGTTCACCAAGGACCGGACAGCCGTCACCGCCTACCTCGACACCACCATGCGGCTCATCGCCGACCTGCCGCCCCGCACCGAACGCGGCCCCGACCAACAGCGCGACGCGGCCGCCGTCCACGACGGCGCCCACACCCTGCGCCGGCGCTTCCTGGCCGCCCACGCCGAACGGGTCTACGCCGAACTCACCGACGGCCTCACCCGCACCCCACGCCTCGACGAACTGACCACCCTCGCCGCCCGCCACTTCCCCGGCCTCGTCCCCACCCCCGCCCAACTGGCCGACGACGCCCGCCACATGCAACACAACAAGGAAGGCTGGGAGATCGCCGTCGGCATCTTCTTCCAGGCCGTCCTCAGCACCCCCACCGCCGGCAACCACCTGCTGCGCTCCATGCTGCGCCCCACCACCCGCGCCCGCGCCGCCCTGCTCGACTACCAGCTCACCGGCCACGCCGACCTCGGCATCGCCACCGTCACCCGCCGCGACGGCATCGCCCACCTCGAACTGTGCAACGACGAGTTCCTCAACGCCGAGGACGACGCCGCCGTCGAAGCCCTGGAGACCGGCTGCGACCTGGTGCTCCTGGACCCCGCCAGCCACGTCGGCGTCCTGCGCGGCGCCGCCCAGACCCACCCCGCCTACGCCGGCCGCCGCGTCTTCAGCGCCGGCATCAACCTCACCCACCTCTACCACGGCGACATCTCCCTCCTCGGCTTCCTGCTGCGCCGCGAAGCCGGCTACATCGCCAAGTTCGTCCGCGGCCTGTACCTCGACGACGGCACCGGCGAGCACGGCGACCACTGGTGGCCCGACGCCGACAAGCCCTGGGTCGGCGCCGTCGACGCCTTCGCCATCGGCGGCGGCCTGCAGATCCTGCCCGTCATGGACCGCGTCGTCGCCGCCGACGACGCCTGGTTCAGCCTCCCCGCCATGGAAGAGGGACTGGTGCCCGGCGTGTCCAACCTGCGCCTGCTGCACCCGGCCGGCTCCCGCCTCACCCGCCGCCTCATCTTCTGGGGCCACAAACTGAACGCCGGCGACCCGGAAGCATCCTTCCTCGTCGACGAGACGGCCCCCGCCGACACCATGGACAGCGCCGTCGAACGCGCCGCCCAGCACCTCGACCACCCCGCCGTCGGCGCCAACCGGCGCATGCTCAACCTCGTCGAGGAACCCGCCGACCTCTTCCGCCGCTACCTCGCCCGCTACGCCTACGAACAGGCCCGCCTGCTCCACAGCCCCGCCCTCATCAGCACCCTGGAACGCACCTGGATCAACCGAGGCCGCGGCGGATCCCGATGA